Proteins encoded in a region of the Streptomyces sp. NBC_00513 genome:
- a CDS encoding acyl-CoA dehydrogenase family protein has product MSATQPSGTQPKVTEREARQVAEAAREQDWRKPSFAKELFLGRFRLDLIHPHPLPADEDVRRGEAFLARLRQFCETQIDGARIEREARIPDETVRGLKELGALGMKIDPKYGGLGLTQVYYNKALALVGSVSPAIGALLSAHQSIGVPQPLKMFGTREQKDTYLPRCATTAISAFLLTEPDVGSDPARLATTAVPDESGDGYLLDGVKLWTTNGVVADLLVVMARVPKSENHRGGITAFVVEADSPGITVEHRNAFMGLRGLENGVTRFHQVRVPAAQRIGAEGAGLKIALTTLNTGRLSLPAMCVGAGKWCLKIAREWSGVREQWGRPVARHEAVGSKIAFIAATTFALEAVVDLASQMADEDRNDIRIEAALAKLYGSEMACLMADELVQIRGGRGFETAESLAARGERAVPAEQMLRDLRINRIFEGSTEIMHLLIAREAVDAHLSVAGDLIDPEKALGDKAKAGARAAGFYARWLPRLATGAGQVPGTYREFHPDGHPDLATHLRYVERTSRKLARSTFYAMSRWQGRMETKQGFLGRIVDIGAELFAMSAACVRAEHLRATGDHGREAYQLADAFCRQSRIRVEELFGRLWSNTDDLDGKVVAGVLSGTYTWLEEGILDPSGDGPWIADATPGPSTRENVHRPLR; this is encoded by the coding sequence ATGTCCGCAACACAGCCCAGCGGCACTCAGCCCAAGGTGACCGAACGCGAGGCACGGCAGGTCGCGGAAGCGGCCCGGGAACAGGACTGGCGCAAGCCCAGCTTCGCGAAGGAGCTCTTCCTCGGGCGGTTCCGGCTCGACCTGATCCACCCCCATCCGCTGCCCGCCGACGAGGACGTCCGGCGCGGCGAGGCCTTCCTGGCCCGGCTGCGGCAGTTCTGCGAGACGCAGATCGACGGGGCCCGCATCGAACGCGAGGCGAGGATCCCCGACGAGACCGTGCGCGGACTGAAGGAACTCGGCGCACTCGGCATGAAGATCGACCCGAAGTACGGGGGTCTCGGTCTCACCCAGGTGTACTACAACAAGGCGCTCGCCCTCGTCGGTTCGGTCAGCCCCGCCATCGGGGCCCTGCTCTCCGCCCACCAGTCGATCGGCGTCCCCCAGCCGCTCAAGATGTTCGGCACCCGGGAGCAGAAGGACACCTACCTGCCCCGCTGCGCCACCACCGCCATCAGCGCCTTCCTGCTCACCGAGCCCGACGTGGGCTCCGACCCGGCGCGACTGGCCACCACGGCGGTACCGGACGAGAGCGGCGACGGGTACCTCCTCGACGGGGTGAAGCTCTGGACCACCAACGGGGTGGTCGCCGACCTGCTCGTCGTGATGGCCCGGGTACCGAAGAGCGAGAACCACCGGGGCGGGATCACCGCCTTCGTGGTCGAGGCGGACTCGCCCGGCATCACCGTCGAGCACCGCAACGCCTTCATGGGCCTGCGCGGTCTGGAGAACGGCGTCACCCGCTTCCACCAGGTGCGGGTCCCCGCGGCCCAGCGGATCGGAGCCGAGGGCGCCGGTCTGAAGATCGCGCTGACCACCCTGAACACCGGCCGCCTCTCGCTGCCCGCCATGTGCGTCGGCGCCGGCAAGTGGTGTCTGAAGATCGCACGCGAGTGGTCGGGCGTGCGCGAGCAGTGGGGCCGGCCGGTGGCCCGGCACGAGGCGGTCGGCTCCAAGATCGCCTTCATCGCCGCCACCACCTTCGCCCTGGAGGCCGTGGTCGACCTCGCCTCCCAGATGGCCGACGAGGACCGCAACGACATCCGCATCGAGGCCGCCCTCGCGAAGCTCTACGGCTCCGAGATGGCCTGCCTGATGGCCGACGAACTGGTCCAGATCCGCGGCGGACGCGGCTTCGAGACCGCCGAGTCGCTGGCCGCCCGCGGCGAGCGGGCCGTCCCCGCCGAACAGATGCTGCGCGATCTGCGCATCAACCGGATCTTCGAGGGCTCGACCGAGATCATGCACCTGCTCATCGCGCGGGAGGCGGTGGACGCCCACCTGTCGGTGGCCGGCGACCTCATCGACCCCGAGAAGGCCCTCGGCGACAAGGCGAAGGCCGGCGCCCGCGCGGCCGGGTTCTACGCGCGCTGGCTGCCCAGACTGGCCACCGGGGCCGGCCAGGTGCCGGGGACCTACCGGGAGTTCCACCCCGACGGCCACCCCGACCTCGCCACCCACCTGCGCTACGTCGAGCGGACCTCCCGCAAACTCGCCCGATCGACGTTCTACGCCATGTCCCGCTGGCAGGGGCGGATGGAGACGAAGCAGGGCTTCCTCGGCCGGATCGTGGACATCGGCGCCGAACTCTTCGCGATGAGCGCCGCCTGTGTGCGCGCCGAGCACCTGCGCGCGACCGGCGACCACGGCCGCGAGGCCTACCAACTCGCCGACGCCTTCTGCCGGCAGTCCCGGATCCGCGTCGAGGAACTCTTCGGCCGGCTCTGGTCCAACACCGACGACCTGGACGGCAAGGTCGTCGCCGGGGTGCTGTCCGGCACCTACACCTGGCTGGAGGAGGGCATCCTCGACCCCTCGGGCGACGGCCCGTGGATCGCCGACGCCACCCCGGGCCCGTCCACCCGCGAAAACGTCCACCGCCCGCTGCGCTGA
- a CDS encoding aldehyde dehydrogenase family protein, with amino-acid sequence MTSTHAFWLAGRLATGEDSFDVHSPWDGRLVGSVSVPTDAQVEEAVAAAHAVTAEFSATPAHVRAAALDHVSKRLAERTEEIAQLISAENGKPIKWARGEVGRAVSVFRFAAEEARRFNGGEAQRLDTDAGGVGRLALTRRFVKGPVLGIAPFNFPLNLCAHKVAPAIAVGAPIILKPAPATPLSGLILGELLAETDLPVGSWSVLPVANDKMPALVKDERLPVISFTGSDTVGYAIQQSVPHKHCTLELGGNAAAVVLADWSSEADIDWAATRIATFSNYQAGQSCISVQRVIADASVYDRLVEKVVAKVRAQVTGDPSDSATDVGPLVSEDAAKRVESWVDEAVSAGAKLLTGGKREGASYEPTVVADLPAGVTLAVEEVFGPVLTLQKVDGVDEAFAAVNDSKFGLQTGVFTRDIQVAFRAHRELEVGGVIVGDAPSYRADQMPYGGVKQSGVGREGVRYAMDDYTYERVLVLTGLDI; translated from the coding sequence ATGACTTCCACCCACGCCTTCTGGCTCGCCGGCCGCCTGGCCACCGGCGAGGACAGCTTCGACGTCCACTCCCCGTGGGACGGTCGCCTGGTCGGCTCCGTCAGCGTGCCGACCGACGCACAGGTCGAAGAGGCCGTGGCCGCGGCGCACGCCGTGACGGCGGAGTTTTCCGCGACCCCCGCCCACGTACGGGCCGCCGCCCTGGACCACGTGTCCAAGCGGCTCGCCGAGCGCACCGAGGAGATCGCCCAGCTGATCTCCGCCGAGAACGGCAAGCCCATCAAGTGGGCCCGCGGCGAGGTCGGCCGTGCGGTGTCCGTGTTCCGTTTCGCCGCCGAGGAGGCCCGCCGCTTCAACGGGGGAGAGGCCCAGCGCCTGGACACTGACGCCGGTGGCGTCGGCCGGCTCGCGCTGACCCGCCGCTTCGTCAAGGGTCCCGTGCTCGGCATCGCGCCGTTCAACTTCCCGCTGAACCTGTGCGCCCACAAGGTGGCTCCCGCCATCGCCGTCGGCGCGCCGATCATCCTGAAGCCGGCCCCGGCCACCCCGCTCTCCGGCCTGATCCTCGGCGAGCTGCTCGCCGAGACGGACCTGCCGGTCGGCTCCTGGTCCGTCCTGCCCGTGGCGAACGACAAGATGCCCGCCCTGGTCAAGGACGAGCGCCTGCCCGTCATCTCCTTCACCGGCTCCGACACGGTCGGCTACGCCATCCAGCAGTCGGTGCCCCACAAGCACTGCACCCTGGAGCTCGGCGGCAACGCCGCGGCCGTCGTCCTCGCCGACTGGTCCTCCGAGGCCGACATCGACTGGGCCGCGACCCGTATCGCGACCTTCTCGAACTACCAGGCCGGCCAGTCCTGCATCTCGGTGCAGCGCGTGATCGCCGACGCCTCCGTGTACGACCGCCTCGTCGAGAAGGTCGTCGCCAAGGTCCGTGCCCAGGTCACCGGTGACCCGTCCGACTCCGCCACCGACGTCGGCCCCCTCGTCTCCGAGGACGCCGCCAAGCGCGTCGAGTCCTGGGTGGACGAGGCCGTCTCCGCCGGCGCCAAGCTGCTCACCGGCGGCAAGCGCGAGGGTGCCTCGTACGAGCCCACCGTCGTCGCGGACCTGCCGGCCGGTGTCACGCTCGCCGTCGAGGAGGTCTTCGGGCCGGTCCTCACGCTGCAGAAGGTCGACGGGGTCGACGAGGCCTTCGCCGCCGTCAACGACTCGAAGTTCGGTCTGCAGACCGGCGTGTTCACCCGGGACATCCAGGTCGCGTTCCGCGCGCACCGCGAGCTGGAGGTCGGCGGTGTGATCGTCGGCGACGCGCCGTCCTACCGCGCCGACCAGATGCCGTACGGCGGCGTCAAGCAGTCCGGCGTCGGTCGCGAGGGCGTCCGCTACGCCATGGACGACTACACGTACGAGCGGGTCCTGGTCCTCACGGGCCTGGACATCTGA
- the dxr gene encoding 1-deoxy-D-xylulose-5-phosphate reductoisomerase: MSDSPAPLADPHLLFDPAVGRRDIVILGSTGSIGTQAIDLALRNPDRFRVTALSAAGGRVALLAEQARLLRVDTVAVADEDAVPALKEALSAQYGGDEPLPEILAGPDAASELAASACHTVLNGITGSIGLAPTLAALRAGRTLALANKESLIVGGPLVKALAKPGQIIPVDSEHAALFQALAAGTRADVRKLVVTASGGPFRGRTRAELAHVTVQDALAHPTWAMGPVITINSATLVNKGLEVIEAHLLYDIPFDRIEVVVHPQSYVHSMVEFTDGSTLAQATPPDMRGPIAIGLGWPERIPDAAPAFDWTKASSWEFFPLDTEAFPSVGLARHVGALGGTAPAVFNAANEECVAAFLAGRLPFTAIMDTVSAVVDEHGTPEAGTSLTVRDVLEAETWARARAREMAARAAAEASA; this comes from the coding sequence ATGAGCGACAGCCCAGCCCCCCTCGCCGATCCGCACCTCCTCTTCGACCCCGCGGTCGGCCGCCGGGACATCGTCATCCTCGGGTCGACCGGGTCCATCGGGACCCAGGCCATCGACCTCGCCCTGCGCAACCCGGACCGCTTCCGCGTGACCGCGCTGTCCGCCGCCGGCGGGCGCGTCGCGCTGCTGGCCGAGCAGGCCCGGCTGCTGCGGGTCGACACGGTCGCCGTGGCCGACGAGGACGCCGTACCGGCCCTGAAAGAGGCGCTGAGCGCCCAGTACGGCGGCGACGAGCCGCTGCCGGAGATCCTGGCCGGCCCCGACGCGGCGAGCGAACTGGCCGCCTCCGCGTGCCACACCGTGCTCAACGGCATCACCGGCTCCATCGGCCTCGCGCCCACCCTCGCCGCCCTGCGGGCCGGCCGGACCCTGGCCCTGGCCAACAAGGAGTCGCTGATCGTCGGCGGCCCCCTGGTCAAGGCGCTGGCGAAGCCCGGTCAGATCATCCCGGTGGACTCCGAGCACGCCGCGCTGTTCCAGGCGCTCGCCGCCGGCACCCGCGCCGACGTGCGCAAGCTCGTGGTCACCGCCTCCGGCGGCCCCTTCCGCGGCCGCACCCGCGCCGAGCTGGCCCACGTCACCGTCCAGGACGCGCTGGCGCACCCCACCTGGGCCATGGGCCCGGTCATCACGATCAACTCGGCGACCCTGGTCAACAAGGGGCTGGAGGTCATCGAGGCGCACCTGCTCTACGACATCCCCTTCGACCGCATCGAGGTCGTCGTCCACCCGCAGTCCTACGTCCACTCGATGGTCGAGTTCACGGACGGCTCCACCCTGGCGCAGGCCACCCCGCCGGACATGCGCGGCCCGATCGCGATCGGCCTCGGCTGGCCCGAGCGGATCCCCGACGCGGCCCCGGCGTTCGACTGGACCAAGGCGTCGAGCTGGGAGTTCTTCCCGCTGGACACCGAGGCCTTCCCGTCGGTGGGACTGGCCCGCCACGTGGGCGCACTGGGCGGTACCGCCCCGGCCGTGTTCAATGCGGCGAACGAGGAGTGCGTGGCCGCCTTCCTGGCCGGTCGGCTGCCGTTCACAGCAATCATGGATACGGTCTCCGCTGTGGTCGATGAGCACGGAACGCCGGAGGCGGGAACTTCCCTGACCGTCCGGGACGTCCTTGAAGCGGAGACCTGGGCCAGGGCCCGGGCACGGGAGATGGCGGCACGCGCCGCCGCGGAGGCGAGCGCATGA
- a CDS encoding PucR family transcriptional regulator ligand-binding domain-containing protein has translation MPLTLASLVQHSALKLSVRAGEGRLDTPVRWAHVSELADPVPYMEGGELLLITAMKLDAEDPEEMRRYVRRLAASGVVGIGFAIGVNYEAIPEALVEAAAAEDLPLLEVPRRTPFLAISKAVSAALAADQYRAVTAGFEAQRELTRAALSADGPAELLTKLAAHVHGWAALYDTSGAVVAAAPDWAARRAARLTPDVERLRERPAPASAVVGGSDDRVELQSLGTGRRARGALAVGTGAPLGTAERYAVHSAVALLTLTTERSRSLHDAESRLGAAVLRMLMVGEAERALAVAGDLYGALLESPFRIVVAEPALTGTAQPEGLAQLADAVESAAARTGEALLVVPEEGRLVVLAAEAGSAARACAEHAELLEARRGRDTTGPEPDELVIGLSGTAGPAGVAAAFKQADQALAVARRRGRAMVEHEDLAAGSVLPLLADDAVRAFADGTLRALREHDAKGRGDLVASLQAWLSRHGQWDAAAVDLGVHRHTLRYRMKRVEEILGRSLDDPDVRMELWLALKAASTVS, from the coding sequence ATGCCGCTCACCCTCGCCTCGCTCGTCCAGCACTCGGCGCTCAAGCTCAGCGTCCGGGCGGGGGAGGGCCGCCTCGACACGCCCGTGCGCTGGGCCCACGTCAGCGAGCTCGCCGACCCCGTCCCCTACATGGAGGGCGGTGAACTGCTGCTGATCACCGCGATGAAACTGGACGCCGAGGACCCCGAGGAGATGCGGCGGTACGTACGGAGGCTCGCGGCCTCCGGCGTCGTCGGCATCGGCTTTGCGATCGGCGTCAACTACGAGGCGATTCCCGAGGCCCTGGTCGAGGCGGCGGCGGCGGAGGACCTGCCGCTGCTGGAGGTGCCGCGCCGCACCCCGTTCCTCGCCATCAGCAAGGCGGTCTCGGCGGCCCTCGCGGCCGACCAGTACCGGGCCGTGACGGCCGGTTTCGAGGCGCAGCGGGAGCTGACCCGCGCCGCCCTGTCGGCCGACGGCCCCGCCGAACTCCTGACGAAGCTGGCGGCGCACGTACACGGCTGGGCCGCGCTGTACGACACCTCGGGCGCGGTGGTCGCGGCGGCTCCCGACTGGGCGGCCCGCCGGGCGGCCCGGCTGACCCCGGACGTGGAGCGGCTGCGGGAACGGCCCGCGCCCGCGAGCGCGGTGGTGGGCGGCTCCGACGACCGCGTCGAACTCCAGTCGCTGGGTACGGGGCGACGGGCGCGGGGCGCGCTCGCGGTGGGCACCGGCGCCCCGCTGGGCACGGCGGAGCGGTACGCCGTGCACTCGGCGGTGGCCCTGCTGACGCTCACCACCGAGCGGTCCCGGTCCCTGCACGACGCGGAGTCCCGGCTCGGGGCCGCGGTGCTGCGGATGCTGATGGTCGGCGAGGCGGAGCGCGCGCTGGCCGTCGCGGGGGATCTGTACGGGGCGCTCCTGGAGTCCCCGTTCCGGATCGTGGTGGCCGAGCCGGCCCTGACGGGGACGGCCCAACCGGAGGGTCTCGCCCAATTGGCCGACGCGGTGGAGTCGGCGGCGGCCCGTACCGGCGAGGCGCTGCTGGTGGTGCCCGAGGAAGGGCGGCTGGTGGTCCTGGCGGCCGAGGCGGGTTCCGCGGCACGGGCCTGTGCGGAGCACGCGGAACTGCTGGAGGCGCGGCGCGGCCGGGACACGACCGGGCCGGAGCCCGACGAACTGGTGATCGGGCTGTCGGGCACGGCCGGACCCGCCGGCGTGGCGGCGGCCTTCAAACAGGCGGACCAGGCGCTCGCCGTGGCCCGGCGACGCGGCCGGGCGATGGTGGAGCACGAGGACCTGGCGGCGGGGTCGGTGCTGCCGCTGCTGGCCGACGACGCGGTACGGGCCTTCGCGGACGGCACGCTGCGGGCCCTGCGGGAACACGACGCGAAGGGTCGCGGCGACCTGGTGGCCTCGCTGCAGGCCTGGCTCTCCCGGCACGGCCAGTGGGACGCGGCGGCGGTGGACCTGGGCGTGCACCGGCACACGTTGCGGTACCGGATGAAGCGGGTGGAGGAGATCCTCGGCCGCTCGCTGGACGACCCGGACGTCCGGATGGAACTCTGGCTCGCCCTCAAGGCCGCCTCGACCGTCTCCTAG